A genomic window from Phoenix dactylifera cultivar Barhee BC4 chromosome 7, palm_55x_up_171113_PBpolish2nd_filt_p, whole genome shotgun sequence includes:
- the LOC103718708 gene encoding PHD finger protein EHD3-like isoform X2, with the protein MAIEEKRCSGFVKLEDSSGEGLITYKRRKRGRSSSDACQVSNMPLHTGKNRDIGWEHGVIVDGIRFHWKCNWCGLVRNGGGVSRLKQHIAGTCDVKKCQKVPEDVAKSMMNHLIEKKKHRMGKVAARNGIDRMKSKFDHEDVLVHKDNLKIDLEMQGRNASQLSKRATKQSGVASQRSRTATQRSMTTTQRFKIGMAKQDMKQAHDTGLHSSTYEQDDHARIHSHWRQVLEHLLQLPDASEGSGIQGCIRDALICGPSGFTRKFKMTDSPWDTTQPKDRYKGLNEVKSQSQRLGGAASDVSKTGASDVNANTIKCQNVFLDILRSEKFALLCDLLCVTLQDNKGERFFDFSLINSKMKNWEYEKSPGLFDQDMQQVWDNFQKIGREMVLLASSLSNISRASYQKQVGQDLVDGAGEHKLEETYRAGVEQVNSVESYTTMQLASCESDRSTKPDQTKASSLYKVCTCKKCGTEANGKQSLICDGCEAMYHFSCIEPAIKEIPTRSWYCSACRTNKRESSEPTSAHIHPDSSHQKCPVCDRLEFSETKEENESGSRTMMANDSRESSVSNMESDESPELSRTAMSRLCKLCGTCEDEDKRFLVCGHIHCPYKFYHIRCLKTSQIASAQQQNKPGWYCPSCLCRACLCDKDDDKIVLCDGCDEAYHTYCMKPPRTSIPKGQWYCIPCNVARAREGMRRYEQWILQRHRKNNVRQANEANESMDLLLSAAEKLSSEDQLVAGKKDK; encoded by the exons ATGGCCATCGAAGAGAAGAGATGCAGTGGCTTTGTTAAGCTGGAGGACTCGTCTGGTGAGGGGTTAATCACTTACAAGAGGAGGAAGCGTGGCAGGTCAAGTTCGGACGCCTGCCAG GTTTCAAACATGCCTTTGCATACAGGGAAAAATCGGGATATTGGGTGGGAGCATGGAGTGATAGTTGATGGAATTAGGTTTCACTGGAAGTGCAATTGGTGTGGCTTGGTTAGAAATGGTGGTGGGGTTTCTAGGCTTAAACAACATATTGCTGGTACTTGTGATGTTAAAAAATGCCAAAAGGTTCCAGAGGATGTTGCAAAAAGCATGATGAACCATctgatagaaaagaaaaagcacAGAATGGGGAAGGTAGCTGCACGCAATGGTATTGATAGGATGAAGTCCAAGTTTGATCATGAAGATGTTTTAGTTCATAAGGATAATTTAAAAATTGACCTGGAGATGCAGGGGAGGAATGCCAGCCAACTATCTAAGAGAGCCACTAAACAATCTGGGGTTGCTAGTCAGCGGTCCAGGACTGCGACTCAACGATCAATGACAACTACTCAGCGGTTTAAGATTGGCATGGCTAAG CAGGATATGAAGCAAGCTCATGACACGGGTTTGCACAGTAGTACCTATGAGCAAGATGATCATGCTAGAATACATAGTCACTGGAGACAAGTACTGGAACACTTGCTGCAGTTGCCAGATGCGAGCGAAGGTAGTGGTATTCAAGGCTGCATCCGTGATGCACTCATTTGTGGTCCTTCTGGGTTCACCAGGAAGTTCAAGATGACTGATTCCCCCTGGGACACTACACAGCCAAAG GACAGATATAAGGGCCTTAATGAAGTTAAAAGTCAGTCTCAAAGACTGGGTGGTGCTGCCTCAGATGTATCAAAAACTGGGGCTTCAGATGTAAATGCCAACACTATAAAGTGCCAAAATGTTTTCCTTGATATTCTACGGTCAGAGAAATTTGCTTTATTGTGTGATTTACTTTGTGTAACCTTGCAAGACAACAAGGGTGAGAGATTCTTTGACTTTAGCCTGATAAATTCAAAGATGAAAAATTGGGAATATGAGAAGTCGCCTGGATTATTTGATCAAGATATGCAACag GTATGGGATAACTTTCAAAAAATTGGCCGAGAAATGGTTCTTCTAGCAAGTAGTCTTTCAAACATATCACGGGCATCCTATCAGAAGCAG GTTGGACAAGACTTAGTTGATGGGGCGGGCGAACATAAACTTGAG GAGACTTATCGAGCAGGTGTTGAACAAGTGAATTCTGTGGAATCATATACCACAATGCAGTTAGCTTCATGTGAGTCAGACCGTTCCACCAAACCCGATCAAACTAAGGCCTCCAGTCTATACAAAGTTTGCACTTGCAAGAAGTGTGGCACTGAAGCGAATGGCAAGCAGAGCCTCATCTGTGATGGATGTGAAGCAATGTACCATTTCTCTTGCATTGAACCTGCGATCAAAGAGATCCCAACTCGAAGTTGGTACTGTTCTGCCTGTCGTACAAACAAGAGGGAATCATCTGAGCCTACCTCTGCCCATATCCATCCAGACAGCTCGCACCAGAAGTGTCCAGTCTGTGATCGATTAGAATTTtcagaaacaaaagaagaaaatgagagTGGAAGCAGGACCATGATGGCTAATGACTCCAGAGAAAGCTCAGTTTCAAATATGGAGTCTGATGAGTCGCCAGAATTGTCAAGGACTGCTATGTCACGGTTGTGCAAGCTATGCGGAACTTGTGAGGATGAAGATAAGAGATTCCTAGTTTGTGGTCATATTCACTGCCCCTACAAGTTCTACCATATCAGATGCCTGAAAACTAGTCAGATAGCTAGTGCACAACAACAAAACAAGCCTGGTTGGTACTGCCCATCTTGCCTCTGTAGAGCTTGTCTCTGTGATAAAGACGATGACAAGATTGTCTTGTGCGATGGTTGTGATGAGGCTTACCACACCTACTGCATGAAACCACCTCGTACTTCTATTCCTAAAGGCCAGTGGTACTGTATTCCATGCAATGTGGCCAGGGCCAGAGAAGGGATGAGAAGGTATGAACAATGGATCTTACAACGTCATAGGAAGAACAATGTAAGGCAAGCTAATGAGGCCAATGAGTCTATGGATTTGCTACTGAGTGCAGCTGAGAAGCTGAGCTCCGAAGATCAATTGGTAGCTGGGAAGAAAGATAAGTAG
- the LOC103718708 gene encoding PHD finger protein EHD3-like isoform X4, whose protein sequence is MAIEEKRCSGFVKLEDSSGEGLITYKRRKRGRSSSDACQVSNMPLHTGKNRDIGWEHGVIVDGIRFHWKCNWCGLVRNGGGVSRLKQHIAGTCDVKKCQKVPEDVAKSMMNHLIEKKKHRMGKGRNASQLSKRATKQSGVASQRSRTATQRSMTTTQRFKIGMAKVSNQDMKQAHDTGLHSSTYEQDDHARIHSHWRQVLEHLLQLPDASEGSGIQGCIRDALICGPSGFTRKFKMTDSPWDTTQPKDRYKGLNEVKSQSQRLGGAASDVSKTGASDVNANTIKCQNVFLDILRSEKFALLCDLLCVTLQDNKGERFFDFSLINSKMKNWEYEKSPGLFDQDMQQVWDNFQKIGREMVLLASSLSNISRASYQKQVGQDLVDGAGEHKLEETYRAGVEQVNSVESYTTMQLASCESDRSTKPDQTKASSLYKVCTCKKCGTEANGKQSLICDGCEAMYHFSCIEPAIKEIPTRSWYCSACRTNKRESSEPTSAHIHPDSSHQKCPVCDRLEFSETKEENESGSRTMMANDSRESSVSNMESDESPELSRTAMSRLCKLCGTCEDEDKRFLVCGHIHCPYKFYHIRCLKTSQIASAQQQNKPGWYCPSCLCRACLCDKDDDKIVLCDGCDEAYHTYCMKPPRTSIPKGQWYCIPCNVARAREGMRRYEQWILQRHRKNNVRQANEANESMDLLLSAAEKLSSEDQLVAGKKDK, encoded by the exons ATGGCCATCGAAGAGAAGAGATGCAGTGGCTTTGTTAAGCTGGAGGACTCGTCTGGTGAGGGGTTAATCACTTACAAGAGGAGGAAGCGTGGCAGGTCAAGTTCGGACGCCTGCCAG GTTTCAAACATGCCTTTGCATACAGGGAAAAATCGGGATATTGGGTGGGAGCATGGAGTGATAGTTGATGGAATTAGGTTTCACTGGAAGTGCAATTGGTGTGGCTTGGTTAGAAATGGTGGTGGGGTTTCTAGGCTTAAACAACATATTGCTGGTACTTGTGATGTTAAAAAATGCCAAAAGGTTCCAGAGGATGTTGCAAAAAGCATGATGAACCATctgatagaaaagaaaaagcacAGAATGGGGAAG GGGAGGAATGCCAGCCAACTATCTAAGAGAGCCACTAAACAATCTGGGGTTGCTAGTCAGCGGTCCAGGACTGCGACTCAACGATCAATGACAACTACTCAGCGGTTTAAGATTGGCATGGCTAAGGTATCTAAT CAGGATATGAAGCAAGCTCATGACACGGGTTTGCACAGTAGTACCTATGAGCAAGATGATCATGCTAGAATACATAGTCACTGGAGACAAGTACTGGAACACTTGCTGCAGTTGCCAGATGCGAGCGAAGGTAGTGGTATTCAAGGCTGCATCCGTGATGCACTCATTTGTGGTCCTTCTGGGTTCACCAGGAAGTTCAAGATGACTGATTCCCCCTGGGACACTACACAGCCAAAG GACAGATATAAGGGCCTTAATGAAGTTAAAAGTCAGTCTCAAAGACTGGGTGGTGCTGCCTCAGATGTATCAAAAACTGGGGCTTCAGATGTAAATGCCAACACTATAAAGTGCCAAAATGTTTTCCTTGATATTCTACGGTCAGAGAAATTTGCTTTATTGTGTGATTTACTTTGTGTAACCTTGCAAGACAACAAGGGTGAGAGATTCTTTGACTTTAGCCTGATAAATTCAAAGATGAAAAATTGGGAATATGAGAAGTCGCCTGGATTATTTGATCAAGATATGCAACag GTATGGGATAACTTTCAAAAAATTGGCCGAGAAATGGTTCTTCTAGCAAGTAGTCTTTCAAACATATCACGGGCATCCTATCAGAAGCAG GTTGGACAAGACTTAGTTGATGGGGCGGGCGAACATAAACTTGAG GAGACTTATCGAGCAGGTGTTGAACAAGTGAATTCTGTGGAATCATATACCACAATGCAGTTAGCTTCATGTGAGTCAGACCGTTCCACCAAACCCGATCAAACTAAGGCCTCCAGTCTATACAAAGTTTGCACTTGCAAGAAGTGTGGCACTGAAGCGAATGGCAAGCAGAGCCTCATCTGTGATGGATGTGAAGCAATGTACCATTTCTCTTGCATTGAACCTGCGATCAAAGAGATCCCAACTCGAAGTTGGTACTGTTCTGCCTGTCGTACAAACAAGAGGGAATCATCTGAGCCTACCTCTGCCCATATCCATCCAGACAGCTCGCACCAGAAGTGTCCAGTCTGTGATCGATTAGAATTTtcagaaacaaaagaagaaaatgagagTGGAAGCAGGACCATGATGGCTAATGACTCCAGAGAAAGCTCAGTTTCAAATATGGAGTCTGATGAGTCGCCAGAATTGTCAAGGACTGCTATGTCACGGTTGTGCAAGCTATGCGGAACTTGTGAGGATGAAGATAAGAGATTCCTAGTTTGTGGTCATATTCACTGCCCCTACAAGTTCTACCATATCAGATGCCTGAAAACTAGTCAGATAGCTAGTGCACAACAACAAAACAAGCCTGGTTGGTACTGCCCATCTTGCCTCTGTAGAGCTTGTCTCTGTGATAAAGACGATGACAAGATTGTCTTGTGCGATGGTTGTGATGAGGCTTACCACACCTACTGCATGAAACCACCTCGTACTTCTATTCCTAAAGGCCAGTGGTACTGTATTCCATGCAATGTGGCCAGGGCCAGAGAAGGGATGAGAAGGTATGAACAATGGATCTTACAACGTCATAGGAAGAACAATGTAAGGCAAGCTAATGAGGCCAATGAGTCTATGGATTTGCTACTGAGTGCAGCTGAGAAGCTGAGCTCCGAAGATCAATTGGTAGCTGGGAAGAAAGATAAGTAG
- the LOC103718708 gene encoding PHD finger protein EHD3-like isoform X1, with protein MAIEEKRCSGFVKLEDSSGEGLITYKRRKRGRSSSDACQVSNMPLHTGKNRDIGWEHGVIVDGIRFHWKCNWCGLVRNGGGVSRLKQHIAGTCDVKKCQKVPEDVAKSMMNHLIEKKKHRMGKVAARNGIDRMKSKFDHEDVLVHKDNLKIDLEMQGRNASQLSKRATKQSGVASQRSRTATQRSMTTTQRFKIGMAKVSNQDMKQAHDTGLHSSTYEQDDHARIHSHWRQVLEHLLQLPDASEGSGIQGCIRDALICGPSGFTRKFKMTDSPWDTTQPKDRYKGLNEVKSQSQRLGGAASDVSKTGASDVNANTIKCQNVFLDILRSEKFALLCDLLCVTLQDNKGERFFDFSLINSKMKNWEYEKSPGLFDQDMQQVWDNFQKIGREMVLLASSLSNISRASYQKQVGQDLVDGAGEHKLEETYRAGVEQVNSVESYTTMQLASCESDRSTKPDQTKASSLYKVCTCKKCGTEANGKQSLICDGCEAMYHFSCIEPAIKEIPTRSWYCSACRTNKRESSEPTSAHIHPDSSHQKCPVCDRLEFSETKEENESGSRTMMANDSRESSVSNMESDESPELSRTAMSRLCKLCGTCEDEDKRFLVCGHIHCPYKFYHIRCLKTSQIASAQQQNKPGWYCPSCLCRACLCDKDDDKIVLCDGCDEAYHTYCMKPPRTSIPKGQWYCIPCNVARAREGMRRYEQWILQRHRKNNVRQANEANESMDLLLSAAEKLSSEDQLVAGKKDK; from the exons ATGGCCATCGAAGAGAAGAGATGCAGTGGCTTTGTTAAGCTGGAGGACTCGTCTGGTGAGGGGTTAATCACTTACAAGAGGAGGAAGCGTGGCAGGTCAAGTTCGGACGCCTGCCAG GTTTCAAACATGCCTTTGCATACAGGGAAAAATCGGGATATTGGGTGGGAGCATGGAGTGATAGTTGATGGAATTAGGTTTCACTGGAAGTGCAATTGGTGTGGCTTGGTTAGAAATGGTGGTGGGGTTTCTAGGCTTAAACAACATATTGCTGGTACTTGTGATGTTAAAAAATGCCAAAAGGTTCCAGAGGATGTTGCAAAAAGCATGATGAACCATctgatagaaaagaaaaagcacAGAATGGGGAAGGTAGCTGCACGCAATGGTATTGATAGGATGAAGTCCAAGTTTGATCATGAAGATGTTTTAGTTCATAAGGATAATTTAAAAATTGACCTGGAGATGCAGGGGAGGAATGCCAGCCAACTATCTAAGAGAGCCACTAAACAATCTGGGGTTGCTAGTCAGCGGTCCAGGACTGCGACTCAACGATCAATGACAACTACTCAGCGGTTTAAGATTGGCATGGCTAAGGTATCTAAT CAGGATATGAAGCAAGCTCATGACACGGGTTTGCACAGTAGTACCTATGAGCAAGATGATCATGCTAGAATACATAGTCACTGGAGACAAGTACTGGAACACTTGCTGCAGTTGCCAGATGCGAGCGAAGGTAGTGGTATTCAAGGCTGCATCCGTGATGCACTCATTTGTGGTCCTTCTGGGTTCACCAGGAAGTTCAAGATGACTGATTCCCCCTGGGACACTACACAGCCAAAG GACAGATATAAGGGCCTTAATGAAGTTAAAAGTCAGTCTCAAAGACTGGGTGGTGCTGCCTCAGATGTATCAAAAACTGGGGCTTCAGATGTAAATGCCAACACTATAAAGTGCCAAAATGTTTTCCTTGATATTCTACGGTCAGAGAAATTTGCTTTATTGTGTGATTTACTTTGTGTAACCTTGCAAGACAACAAGGGTGAGAGATTCTTTGACTTTAGCCTGATAAATTCAAAGATGAAAAATTGGGAATATGAGAAGTCGCCTGGATTATTTGATCAAGATATGCAACag GTATGGGATAACTTTCAAAAAATTGGCCGAGAAATGGTTCTTCTAGCAAGTAGTCTTTCAAACATATCACGGGCATCCTATCAGAAGCAG GTTGGACAAGACTTAGTTGATGGGGCGGGCGAACATAAACTTGAG GAGACTTATCGAGCAGGTGTTGAACAAGTGAATTCTGTGGAATCATATACCACAATGCAGTTAGCTTCATGTGAGTCAGACCGTTCCACCAAACCCGATCAAACTAAGGCCTCCAGTCTATACAAAGTTTGCACTTGCAAGAAGTGTGGCACTGAAGCGAATGGCAAGCAGAGCCTCATCTGTGATGGATGTGAAGCAATGTACCATTTCTCTTGCATTGAACCTGCGATCAAAGAGATCCCAACTCGAAGTTGGTACTGTTCTGCCTGTCGTACAAACAAGAGGGAATCATCTGAGCCTACCTCTGCCCATATCCATCCAGACAGCTCGCACCAGAAGTGTCCAGTCTGTGATCGATTAGAATTTtcagaaacaaaagaagaaaatgagagTGGAAGCAGGACCATGATGGCTAATGACTCCAGAGAAAGCTCAGTTTCAAATATGGAGTCTGATGAGTCGCCAGAATTGTCAAGGACTGCTATGTCACGGTTGTGCAAGCTATGCGGAACTTGTGAGGATGAAGATAAGAGATTCCTAGTTTGTGGTCATATTCACTGCCCCTACAAGTTCTACCATATCAGATGCCTGAAAACTAGTCAGATAGCTAGTGCACAACAACAAAACAAGCCTGGTTGGTACTGCCCATCTTGCCTCTGTAGAGCTTGTCTCTGTGATAAAGACGATGACAAGATTGTCTTGTGCGATGGTTGTGATGAGGCTTACCACACCTACTGCATGAAACCACCTCGTACTTCTATTCCTAAAGGCCAGTGGTACTGTATTCCATGCAATGTGGCCAGGGCCAGAGAAGGGATGAGAAGGTATGAACAATGGATCTTACAACGTCATAGGAAGAACAATGTAAGGCAAGCTAATGAGGCCAATGAGTCTATGGATTTGCTACTGAGTGCAGCTGAGAAGCTGAGCTCCGAAGATCAATTGGTAGCTGGGAAGAAAGATAAGTAG
- the LOC103718708 gene encoding PHD finger protein EHD3-like isoform X3 yields the protein MAIEEKRCSGFVKLEDSSGEGLITYKRRKRGRSSSDACQVSNMPLHTGKNRDIGWEHGVIVDGIRFHWKCNWCGLVRNGGGVSRLKQHIAGTCDVKKCQKVPEDVAKSMMNHLIEKKKHRMGKVAARNGIDRMKSKFDHEDVLVHKDNLKIDLEMQGRNASQLSKRATKQSGVASQRSRTATQRSMTTTQRFKIGMAKDMKQAHDTGLHSSTYEQDDHARIHSHWRQVLEHLLQLPDASEGSGIQGCIRDALICGPSGFTRKFKMTDSPWDTTQPKDRYKGLNEVKSQSQRLGGAASDVSKTGASDVNANTIKCQNVFLDILRSEKFALLCDLLCVTLQDNKGERFFDFSLINSKMKNWEYEKSPGLFDQDMQQVWDNFQKIGREMVLLASSLSNISRASYQKQVGQDLVDGAGEHKLEETYRAGVEQVNSVESYTTMQLASCESDRSTKPDQTKASSLYKVCTCKKCGTEANGKQSLICDGCEAMYHFSCIEPAIKEIPTRSWYCSACRTNKRESSEPTSAHIHPDSSHQKCPVCDRLEFSETKEENESGSRTMMANDSRESSVSNMESDESPELSRTAMSRLCKLCGTCEDEDKRFLVCGHIHCPYKFYHIRCLKTSQIASAQQQNKPGWYCPSCLCRACLCDKDDDKIVLCDGCDEAYHTYCMKPPRTSIPKGQWYCIPCNVARAREGMRRYEQWILQRHRKNNVRQANEANESMDLLLSAAEKLSSEDQLVAGKKDK from the exons ATGGCCATCGAAGAGAAGAGATGCAGTGGCTTTGTTAAGCTGGAGGACTCGTCTGGTGAGGGGTTAATCACTTACAAGAGGAGGAAGCGTGGCAGGTCAAGTTCGGACGCCTGCCAG GTTTCAAACATGCCTTTGCATACAGGGAAAAATCGGGATATTGGGTGGGAGCATGGAGTGATAGTTGATGGAATTAGGTTTCACTGGAAGTGCAATTGGTGTGGCTTGGTTAGAAATGGTGGTGGGGTTTCTAGGCTTAAACAACATATTGCTGGTACTTGTGATGTTAAAAAATGCCAAAAGGTTCCAGAGGATGTTGCAAAAAGCATGATGAACCATctgatagaaaagaaaaagcacAGAATGGGGAAGGTAGCTGCACGCAATGGTATTGATAGGATGAAGTCCAAGTTTGATCATGAAGATGTTTTAGTTCATAAGGATAATTTAAAAATTGACCTGGAGATGCAGGGGAGGAATGCCAGCCAACTATCTAAGAGAGCCACTAAACAATCTGGGGTTGCTAGTCAGCGGTCCAGGACTGCGACTCAACGATCAATGACAACTACTCAGCGGTTTAAGATTGGCATGGCTAAG GATATGAAGCAAGCTCATGACACGGGTTTGCACAGTAGTACCTATGAGCAAGATGATCATGCTAGAATACATAGTCACTGGAGACAAGTACTGGAACACTTGCTGCAGTTGCCAGATGCGAGCGAAGGTAGTGGTATTCAAGGCTGCATCCGTGATGCACTCATTTGTGGTCCTTCTGGGTTCACCAGGAAGTTCAAGATGACTGATTCCCCCTGGGACACTACACAGCCAAAG GACAGATATAAGGGCCTTAATGAAGTTAAAAGTCAGTCTCAAAGACTGGGTGGTGCTGCCTCAGATGTATCAAAAACTGGGGCTTCAGATGTAAATGCCAACACTATAAAGTGCCAAAATGTTTTCCTTGATATTCTACGGTCAGAGAAATTTGCTTTATTGTGTGATTTACTTTGTGTAACCTTGCAAGACAACAAGGGTGAGAGATTCTTTGACTTTAGCCTGATAAATTCAAAGATGAAAAATTGGGAATATGAGAAGTCGCCTGGATTATTTGATCAAGATATGCAACag GTATGGGATAACTTTCAAAAAATTGGCCGAGAAATGGTTCTTCTAGCAAGTAGTCTTTCAAACATATCACGGGCATCCTATCAGAAGCAG GTTGGACAAGACTTAGTTGATGGGGCGGGCGAACATAAACTTGAG GAGACTTATCGAGCAGGTGTTGAACAAGTGAATTCTGTGGAATCATATACCACAATGCAGTTAGCTTCATGTGAGTCAGACCGTTCCACCAAACCCGATCAAACTAAGGCCTCCAGTCTATACAAAGTTTGCACTTGCAAGAAGTGTGGCACTGAAGCGAATGGCAAGCAGAGCCTCATCTGTGATGGATGTGAAGCAATGTACCATTTCTCTTGCATTGAACCTGCGATCAAAGAGATCCCAACTCGAAGTTGGTACTGTTCTGCCTGTCGTACAAACAAGAGGGAATCATCTGAGCCTACCTCTGCCCATATCCATCCAGACAGCTCGCACCAGAAGTGTCCAGTCTGTGATCGATTAGAATTTtcagaaacaaaagaagaaaatgagagTGGAAGCAGGACCATGATGGCTAATGACTCCAGAGAAAGCTCAGTTTCAAATATGGAGTCTGATGAGTCGCCAGAATTGTCAAGGACTGCTATGTCACGGTTGTGCAAGCTATGCGGAACTTGTGAGGATGAAGATAAGAGATTCCTAGTTTGTGGTCATATTCACTGCCCCTACAAGTTCTACCATATCAGATGCCTGAAAACTAGTCAGATAGCTAGTGCACAACAACAAAACAAGCCTGGTTGGTACTGCCCATCTTGCCTCTGTAGAGCTTGTCTCTGTGATAAAGACGATGACAAGATTGTCTTGTGCGATGGTTGTGATGAGGCTTACCACACCTACTGCATGAAACCACCTCGTACTTCTATTCCTAAAGGCCAGTGGTACTGTATTCCATGCAATGTGGCCAGGGCCAGAGAAGGGATGAGAAGGTATGAACAATGGATCTTACAACGTCATAGGAAGAACAATGTAAGGCAAGCTAATGAGGCCAATGAGTCTATGGATTTGCTACTGAGTGCAGCTGAGAAGCTGAGCTCCGAAGATCAATTGGTAGCTGGGAAGAAAGATAAGTAG